The sequence below is a genomic window from Paenibacillus sp. DCT19.
GCTCCAACTGGAATGAATGACCTAAGCGTAAACTAACCACAAACCGAGCGCAATGAAGTACAAACCAAGTGTGAACTGAGTACAAATGAAGTGCAAACGCGAATATGATAAAAGCCTCCCGACTGGGAGGCTTTTGTGTTGTATATTCAATCCATTGCAAAGTCAAAGTCGTCAATATCATAAACTTGAACCGGAGCTGAGGATTCAATAATACGAGCAATCAATTCGACTTGATCCGTAAGAATAGGAATGCTCAAACGTTGTGAAGTGAGTATTAATTCCGTTTCGATTGGGTCGAAATACTCGCCATACTGAGCCGTATCAACAGCGTTGATAATGGCAATGGAGACTTGATCACCAAACAGAATCGATGGGCTTTTGGCCCATGGAGTAAGTAGCGCACGCTCTATTTTTTTCTTATTTAACGGTTCCTCAAAGTAAGAAATCATCTCATTAATTTTGGTCTTCACATGCTGATCATCCGCAGGGTTGCCCATCAGAGGATCGCTGCTGGCTTGAAACTCGTATAATTCAAGGATGGTGGTGTATGGCACGATATATTCAACAGACGCGGGTGGCGCCAGC
It includes:
- a CDS encoding ADP-heptose synthase; this encodes MSRQFVTEAVMVAIYGQLLAPPASVEYIVPYTTILELYEFQASSDPLMGNPADDQHVKTKINEMISYFEEPLNKKKIERALLTPWAKSPSILFGDQVSIAIINAVDTAQYGEYFDPIETELILTSQRLSIPILTDQVELIARIIESSAPVQVYDIDDFDFAMD